Proteins from a genomic interval of Chanodichthys erythropterus isolate Z2021 chromosome 8, ASM2448905v1, whole genome shotgun sequence:
- the fbxl14b gene encoding F-box/LRR-repeat protein 14b, protein METHISCLFPEILAMIFSYLDVRDQGRVAQVCTAWRDASYHKSVWRGVEAKLHLRRANPSLFPSLQARGIRRVQILSLRRSLSYVIQGMPNIESLNLSGCYNLTDNGLGHAFVQEIPSLRVLNLSLCKQITDSSLGRIAQYLKNLEVLELGGCSNITNTGLLLIAWGLHRLKSLNLRSCRHVSDVGIGHLAGMTRSAAEGCLSLEYLTLQDCQKLTDLSLKHISKGLTKLKVLNLSFCGGISDAGMIHLSHMTSLWSLNLRSCDNISDTGIMHLAMGTLRLSGLDVSFCDKIGDQSLAYIAQGLYQLKSLSLCSCHISDDGINRMVRQMHELRTLNIGQCVRITDKGLGLIADHLTQLTGIDLYGCTKITKRGLERITQLPCLKVLNLGLWQMTESEKVR, encoded by the coding sequence ATGGAGACGCACATCTCGTGTCTCTTCCCGGAGATTTTAGCCATGATTTTCAGCTACTTGGACGTGAGGGACCAAGGGAGGGTGGCCCAAGTGTGCACGGCGTGGAGGGACGCGTCCTACCACAAGTCCGTGTGGAGGGGGGTGGAAGCCAAGCTGCATCTCAGGCGGGCGAACCCGTCCCTGTTCCCCAGCCTCCAGGCGCGAGGCATCCGGCGCGTGCAGATCCTCAGCCTGCGGCGCAGCCTCAGCTACGTGATCCAGGGGATGCCCAACATCGAGAGCTTGAATCTGAGCGGCTGCTATAACTTAACGGATAACGGCCTGGGGCACGCGTTCGTGCAGGAGATCCCTTCCCTGAGGGTGCTCAATCTGAGCCTTTGCAAGCAGATCACGGATTCCAGTTTGGGCAGAATAGCGCAGTATCTGAAAAACTTGGAGGTGTTGGAACTGGGCGGCTGCAGTAATATCACGAACACGGGCTTGTTGCTCATTGCGTGGGGTTTGCACAGACTCAAAAGTCTTAATCTGAGGAGCTGCCGGCATGTGTCCGACGTGGGCATCGGGCACTTGGCCGGCATGACCCGGAGCGCGGCGGAGGGCTGCCTCAGCCTGGAATACCTGACCTTGCAGGACTGCCAGAAGTTGACGGACTTGTCCCTCAAGCACATTTCAAAAGGTCTGACTAAGCTCAAAGTGCTCAACCTGAGTTTCTGCGGGGGCATCTCGGACGCTGGCATGATCCACCTCTCTCACATGACGAGCCTGTGGAGCCTTAATCTGCGCTCGTGCGACAACATCAGCGACACGGGCATCATGCACCTCGCCATGGGCACGCTGAGACTCTCCGGGCTCGACGTGTCGTTTTGCGACAAGATAGGCGACCAGAGCCTGGCTTATATCGCGCAGGGCCTGTACCAGCTCAAGTCGCTGTCGCTGTGCTCGTGCCACATCAGTGACGATGGCATCAACAGGATGGTGCGCCAGATGCACGAGCTGAGGACGCTGAACATCGGTCAGTGCGTGCGGATTACAGACAAAGGACTGGGGCTGATCGCGGACCACTTGACGCAGCTGACCGGCATCGATCTATATGGATGTACGAAAATCACTAAGAGGGGACTGGAGAGGATCACGCAGCTCCCCTGCCTTAAAGTTTTGAACCTGGGCCTTTGGCAGATGACTGAAAGTGAGAAAGTGAGGTGA